Genomic DNA from Shewanella woodyi ATCC 51908:
CGCTCCTTGAGTCAGCTCAAGGTTATCGATAACTATCCCATACTCGCTTAAGCCCACGTCAGTTTTATAGATTAAACTTATCCTAACTGAGCTCCCCGCATAACTACTGAGGTCATACACCAGATCAACCCAGTTATTGCTGCCTTCGGCTCCCGCAATATCTGCTGAGCTTGCGGTAATGATGTTTCTTGCATCGTTAATTAAGTTACTGGCTTTAGTATGGTTACCTTCAATTGGCACACCATTGACCATTAGCTGAGCATAATCGTAATCTTGCTCAATATTCCAATGGGCCTTCATGGTTAAACTCAGTGGCGTTAAGCTCGGCAAGCTAACATCAAATGAGAGCGCATTATTAATCAGATTGCCCTGATTGGAGTAGTATTGGTACTCTCCAGCATAAGGGGCTTTAAAAGGGATAGGTGTTGCAGGCAAAGGAATAGAGAGTTGATTAACAAAGCCGTGATTTACCGCTTCATTGAGTACGACCTCAACCCCTGAATCATCAATCGTATTAAGCTGAATCTCCTGCTCATTAACCCAACGCCCTTTATATCTCTCCTGAAGATAAGATCTTGCATAGGGACTAAAACCTGTCGGTTGAGTTCCAGCAATGCTACCAGTCCAACTACCACCAGACATCACAGACCATGAACCTACGGGAGAGCCGTCCCCTTCATAACTAGTGTCATACTCGTCTGGCAAACCTAGATCGTGACCAAACTCATGAACAACCACACCCGCCGCTGCATCAATAGGCTGAACAGTATAGCCAAACACCTTCATTCCTGTGCCAGGTATGGTATATCCAGGGTTACTGCCTGTGTAAACAAAGAATCGATGGGACCAGATAGCGTCTTTACCACCATTAGACATCACGCCACCACCCGCCTCCTCACCGATACTGGAGTGAAACAACATCACATGGTCGATATTACCATCAGGTTCATCGAAGTTACCGTCACCATCGAGATCCATTGGATCTTCGACATCATAGCTAGCAAGTTCAGCACTGGACATGCCTGCAACAGCTTGGGTGACAGCCTCTTTAACTAGCTCTGGTACCGCTTTATCATCACCGTTATCATCATTCCCACCGTAATAGGCTGCATTGTTTTCAGCAGTAAACCAACCCTTTGTCTCACCAGTAAAGAAGAAGCTCTCACCAGACACTGCCTGATAATATTGATACCCGGTTTGCAAATTCTGTCCCTGAGGGCCAGTAAAACCTGTAGTAGAAAACATCAAATCATCATAATGGGAGTTAGGATAACTAGGGTAATACATATCAGTATCGCTGGCAGAGAGGCGATTATTATCATAGGGGAGATCTGGAAAATCGATTAAAACTCCCAACACTTTGACGGTTTTAGTCACGTCACTATCAGCCTGAGCCTCTGCTTCTAACTGCTGAGCACTAAACCCTTTACGACTTTTCTGCACCTTATGCTTTTTAAGCGCTTTTAACCGTTTCTGCTCAAATTTGGCATTCAGTAAATCGCCTTTATTCCTGCCCCCAAATTTGCGATATGAGTATGCGTCTACGGCGGCGGCTTTTTCATCAATAGATGCATCTTCGGAGATCTCTCCACGCTTAATTAGCCAGTATAAGATCTGCTCCTTATTCACCACTCCAGCATCAGCCAAAGTCGCGTTAGCAAGATCCAGAGGTTTAGCCATCAAGGTCGAGCCCATTAAAGAGAGCGTAATAGAGAAACATATTTTGGAGAGTATGCCTCCGTTGCTTTTCGATATCATAACCTTGACTTCCTTTCTATTTATTAAGGGTTTTATCACTCTTGATAAGAGCTGAGCACCCACTTAACAGAGCCACCACTTTAATGCCACTTTCAATACAGCTGATGTCGATTAAGTTTAGTACGGTTAACAAGCTGCATAGGTTCATTTTTTTGGTAAAACAGATCTTAATTTATGACAATTCAAACAAAATAAGATTCAAAAAAATCAGCATAAACACAACAGGTGGGCAGCAAAACCATAACTAAACAATACGATTTATTTAGCTAAGCCTTATGAATTATCAATGCAGCGGAGGTAGAGTAATTGAAGTACTCACAACTAGGCCTTTGTTGTTCAGTCTCTATTTAACCTGACCAATGTGCGCCATATAGTTTGCAATGCCATCGAGGAACATCTGCACAGAGATCATCACAAGCACCATTCCCATCAGACGCTCCACCGCAGTTAAGCCCTTCTCACCCAACACCTTAGTGAAAACCTTGTAGAAGAGAAGAATAACGGCACTCACGCCCCAGGCAGCAAGCAAAGCAATAGTCCAATCTAACATTCGTGTGCTATCGGTATGAGCCAGCAGAATAAGGGCAGCAAGCACCGATGGACCAGCCATCAATGGAATTGCCATTGGAACAATAAAGGGCTCCTCACCTGCTGCAAGACCAACCACACCACCAGGCTGCGGGAAGATCATCCTAATCGCGATGAGAAAGAGAATAATACCGCCAGCGATGCTGACAGACTCTGATTTTAAGTTAAGAAAATTAAGGATCGCTTCTCCGGCGAACAGAAACAGCAACATAATGATCAGAGCGAAGAAGAGCTCTCTGATTAGTACCTTACGCCGCTTCTTTGGATCGATATGACGTAAAATGGAGGAAAAAATCGGCAGATTACCAAGCGGATCCATGATCAGAAACAGCATAACTGCGGCGGAAAAGGTATCCATAGGGGCGAAAGCCTCTCTTTTAGGGTAAGGAATAACTATATTCTATAACTATTTAGTAACAATCAGACAGAAAAATTACACAATAATGCCCACTTAATCTCTTATCAATGGCTCAACCTAAAGTCAGTTAACTGTGTTTCAGCCCTATTGAGGTGAAATATGATCACACTTGATGTAAATAATGCGAGCTTAACTGCTTATTTTATAGAAACTGGTATACTAGCCCGTCTTTTTTAAAGGTCCCAGCTAAACAAATCATGCTTTATCTATTAGCCAGCTGTATCGCTCTACTTTTAGGCCCACTCTTCTACCGATATCTTTCGACAGAAAACGGGCTACAAAAAGGCCTGGACGGATTTATATTCGTATCCCTGGGCGGCTTAGTGCTGGTGCATATTCTACCTGAGCTACTCGAGCATGGCGGGTTTCTGGCTATTATCTTCGTTATCATAGGTTTGTGGGGCCCCACTGCCAGTGAAAAACTCTTCCATCGCTACTCTGAGGTCACCCATAATCTAACACTGACTTTAGGCATAGGCGGACTACTCCTGCATACCATCACAGATGGCAGTGCCATGGTATTGGCTCAGCATGATGACAACTCCATACTGCTAGCATTGGGCGTGATACTACATAGATTACCGGTCGGCTTAGCTATCTGGTGGTTACTCAAGCCTCAATTAGGTGCTCGCTGGGCTATGGCGGTATTGGCCGCGATGATGCTACTAACAGGCTTTGGCTATTTTGCCGGAGAGCAGCTATTAACCCAATTAAGCTTAGATAACACTGTCTACCTGCAAGCCTTTGTCACCGGCTCTATCTTGCACGTGGTGTTACACCAGCCCCATGGTGAAAGCCATGAAGATAAGCAGGGAAAGTATGAGTATCACGCAGGGATAGGAAGCTTACTGGGTATCGCTCTGCTTGGACTACTATTAATGGTCGATTCTGGCGGACATGAACATCACAACCACAGTCACAGTACTGAGCAGCTAGCCGATTGGTTACTGACTCTCGCACCTGTGCTGCTACTTAGCTACGTCGCAGCTAGCCTTAGATTCCACTTTGGCTTATCACCCGATAATACTTCGTTAGCCAAAAGATGGTTACAGCGCTTGGCGGGGCCAGAAGCATTGATCATCACGGCACTTTTGCTTGGTCCAGTGTTCGCCCTATTGCAACTTATCGGACTTGTGATGATAGGCACTGCGCTCACCTTAACCAAAGTTGAGCCCACAGATCCCCATCTTCACCTGCCAAAATCTGCGCTGCGTTTCGGTTTTTCACACTTGGTCGATCGCAGTGCACCTTGGATAATATTGAGCTTGATTTTAGCGAACCTGATTGGCCACCCATCAGTACCCTTAGCTAACCCTGTCACTCAAGTTGCGGTTCTGCTGTTAGTATTTTTACCGATGCGATTCTGTAATCTAGGTGGAGCAGTATTAGCTCTTTCTCTAGCCTATAGCGGCTGGAGTACCGAGGCTGTGATGCTGGCACTTTTAGTCGCCCCTATTTTCAATCTCGCTCAACTGAAACTGATGAACTGGTCTCAGCGCGGTCTGTTATTTGGATTAATACTGGCAAGCTTAGTGATCATCAATATGCTCCAACCACAATGGCACGCCTTGATGATCATCCCCGATAGCGTCAATACCCTATCGTTAACAGTACTGGCCTGCCTGTTTGCTGCGAGTCTGCTGCGTTTGGGACCGAGAAAGTTTATGGCTAGGATCATGCACCTTCAGCCCAAAGCCCACTCACATGATCATGGCCACGACCATGGACACAGCCATAAGCATTAAATAGATAGCAATCAGCTTAAATAGGGTTTAGATTCAAAATATCACCCTTGGATCTAGACCGCCTATGTGCATCTTGTTTATCGCGCTAGAGCAACACCCTAAATACCCACTTATCGTCTGTGCTAATCGTGATGAGTTTCATCACCGGCCCACACAACAAGCCCACTTCTGGATGCCAGAAAACGAGTTACTCGCAGGGAAAGATCTTCAGTCAGGTGGAAGTTGGCTTGGAGTAAACCGGCTCGGTGACTTCGCCGCGCTAACAAACTTTAGAGATCCACAAGCGCAGCAAGATGGAATGAGAAGCCGTGGTGAGTTGGTCATCAATGCCCTTAAACACCATGAACCTATGACCACTGCTTGGCTTAGGGAGCACAGCCAAAACTACAACCCCTTCAATCTGGTCTTCGGCAACAGAAAAGAGCTCTATTGCTATAACAGTAGCCAGAAAGCACTAACAAGGTTAACTTCAGGATTTCACTCTATCAGTAACGGCGCACTAGATGATGTCTGGCCAAAAATGGCACGGGGCACCATTGCATTAGAGACGAGTATTACACAACCAGATGAGCCGGATATCCAAGCGCTGCTCGCCATCATGAAAGATGAAACTCGCGCAGAAGAGAGTGAGCTTCCCCAGACGGGAATCGCTATAGAGTGGGAGCGTCTACTCTCCTCTATCTATATCCGTCACCCTGAGTATGGAACCCGCTCCACCAGCATCATATTGCAAGATACATCAGGGAACACCCGCTTTATTGAGGTCAGGTATGACGGTAAAGGACGCAACTTAGGCCAACAGGAGTTCTATTTAAGAAAGTGAACAGATACCAATGACATTAAGTACCTTTTCATTTGGCGAGAATTCAAAGTGTTGAAGACAAGGCGGATGATTGAAGCTAATAGTTACTCTATATCTAAATCATTCAACACAGTATCCAGCACTTTGAAACCCGCCATAATTTAATCTGAGGTGTGGTCGTGGGTAATAACCCAACGATCATCTATCTTCTCAACCAACAGGGTAAACACACCACTAGGTTTATCTTTCGCACGAGTCAGCTGCCAGCGGCCAACGACCATGGCTCCATAGTTACTCAGCATCTTGATCTCCTTGATGGTGAACTTCAACGTGCCTAAGGTCGCTTTATCTGGGTAATTCCTCTTATAAGCAGCTAAGGTCTCCTCCCAGCCATAGCGAAACTTATCACCAGAGACAAAACGCATCTTCTCGTTATTCCAATAACCTTGCATATAAGCATCGAGATCACCACGATTCCACGCAGCTTCCTGCGCTTTCAATACCTGAGCTATATCATCGGTAGGCACGGCCGAGGCACTAAACGCGACCAGCAATAAGATAAGAGAAAGTCCTTTTTTAAACATGATATATCCAGAAGTGAGCGATAATGTATACTAACCTAATTCATGGTCTCACGCCTCGAAATTCCTGTTTTGAGGTCGATCTCTACTTTCAAGGCTTAGAGTCTCTCTATATGTTTCAAAAGTTTTGCAAATTAGTTTTAAAATTAACAGGTTGGAAAATATCCGGTGCACTACCTACCGAGCACCAATATGTTGCGATTGTGGGCCCACACACTAGCAACTGGGACTTTATTATTGGCGTATTAGCCCGTGGAGCTTTAGGGGCAAAAGTTAACTTTCTCGGTAAACATCAGCTTTTTATCCCACCTTGGGGTTGGTTTTTCAAGGCAATAGGCGGCACCCCTGTCGACAGACGAAAGAGCAACAACTTAGTCGATGGCGTTGTGCACCTGTTTCAAGATAACCCTAAGTTTTCACTCGCCTTAGCGCCAGAAGGTACTCGTAGCCCAGTAAAACGTTGGAAAACAGGGTTTTATCATATCGCCAGCAAGGCCAATGTTCCCATTGTTACCGTAGGCTTAGATTTCGGCAGCAAAACTGTATTGATCGCCAATGGCATAGATACCACAGACAATATGCTGCAAGATATGGATAAGATCATCGACTTTTACCGCTCAATAAAGGGTTGCCATCCTAAGGTTATCCCTGACTTTATTCCGGGAAAATAGACTGGCAAATCCTATCGGCGCTCGCTATAGTGCCGATTCCGTCTGACAAACAATATTATCCCTATGCTCTTTGATACTTGGCTACTCTACTTTTTTGCTGTCCTGCTGATCGCCGTTTCTCCGGGAACCATGGCGGTATTATCGATGAGCCATGGTATCCATTTCGGTAAGACTCGCAGTTTGGCAACCGCATTGGGTAGTGTCACTTCAGCACTTATTTTGATGGCGGCATCGGCAGCGGGGCTCGGCGCTCTACTGAGTGCAACAGAGTATGGATTTACGATTTTAAAATACTGCGGCGCAGCCTATTTGCTGTTTCTTGGTATCAAACTACTGCTAACAAAAGCCAGCTCTCAAGGGCTAGATCTACAACAGATCAAGAGTAAAGGCACACCAGCGCAGATGTTTAAACAGGCCTTTCTAGTGGGAATTAGTAACCCGAAAGACCTGCTTTTTTTTGGCGCACTCTTCCCACAGTTTATCGATATCTCAGCCCCTCAAGCACCACAACTGGCCATTCTTGCAATCACCTGGGCTGTTATAGATTTCAGCTTTGTGATGATCTACGCCAGCATGGCTAATGTGTTAGCCCCAACCCTGAAAACCAGCAATAAACTGCACTGGTTCGATCGAACCAGTGGCGGTGTGTTTATCAGCTTAGCGGCAATCTTAGTCACTCGAGAAAACTAATAGCGAGCTAGAAGCATAAAAGCTGGATTCTGAAATCAGTTCAGAATCACGGCTAACGCACTTAGCTTAAAAGTTTCCACTTCTAACTCTTAACTTCCCCCTTCAAGCTTCGAATATCTGAGCCTGTTGGCCCTTGGAAAACTTTCAAGCCAAACTCAGGTAAGATTGCAAAGATATGATCGAAGATATCACCTTGAATATCTTCGTAATTGTTCCAGCGAATATCGGTAGTAAACACATAGACCTCAATAGGAACACCTTCGGATGTTGGTGCTAATTGACGCACTAGCAAGGTCATATCATTATGGATCAGCGGGTGTCTGGTCACATATTCAATCAGATACGCCCTAAAGGTACCGATATTGGTCAAGTGACGACTATTTACCGGCATATCAGCATCTTCAACACCTTGATTAAAGAGCGAGATCTCCTCTCTTTTTGAGGAGAAATACTCTTTTAAACAGTTAATTTTACTTAACTTGACCTGCTCCTCTTCAGAGAGAAAGTGTATGCTGTGAATATCGATGGAAACCGCACGTTTAATGCGCCGACCACCAGACTCAGACATACCGCGCCAGTTCTTAAATGCATCAGAAACCAAGGCATAGGCGGGGATCATCGTCAGTGTATTGTCCCAGTTTTGCACCTTGACTGTGGTTAACGACACCTCAACGACCGAGCCATTGGCACCATACTTATCCATCTGGATCCAATCGCCCGTGCTCACCATGCGGTTAGCGGCCAGCTGAATTCCAGCGACAAAACCTAATATGGTGTCTCTAAACACTAACATCACCAAACCGGTCGCAACACCTAAGCCGCTGAGGAAGTAGACCGGAGATTGATTCGCCAGAACCGAAATAGAGATGATGATGGCTACAAAGAAGAGGAAGAGCTTAAATAGCTGAACAAAACTCTTAATCGGTAGACGCCTACTCACTAAATTGACATCGGCAATCTCATTCACCGCATCCAGTGCACTATAGATAGCGCGCACCAGCATCACCACAATCCAGACACTCAGCAGACGATCCACCAGTGAGCTTATTAGTTGATGCTCTTTCAATGCCAATGGGATCAAGAGGTTCATTACAAGGGCTGGTACAACATAGGAGAACTTCTCCAGTACCTTATGCCTCATAAAGATATCATCCCAACTCACTTTAGAGCGGTGGATCACGATATTCATGGCGCGCACAACACCACGCCTGACAAACAGGTAAGCGATAATGGCCAACACAAGGCTCACCACGACAAGCAATGAAGTTGACACATCGTCCGATGGTGTGCTGTTAACTCCCCAGTCGGATAACCACTTTGAGATCCGCAATCTTAGTTCTTGATCCACTATCAATCTTCCTTAAAAAGTATTAGCACCATGTTAAACGGATAACACCCCGAGAAACAACTCGCCACAAAGGCAAAACAAATCAATCACAACTCTTTATTTTTCAATAGGTTTAGTCATTCTTAATTGACTGAGGGACAAAGATTACCAACAATTTACCTTTAATACAGTCAAAAGTAGGAGTATGTTGATGTTGAGATACCTAATTATGCTAAGTGCGTTAACAGTCAGTCTCAATGTCATGGCTAATCAGGCCGAAGATGATACATCAACGCTTTTTAAGCCCAAAATGAGTATCAGCCTGGATTATATACCAGCTGAAAACAACATGTACGGCATCACGTTAGCCCCCTATCATTTCGACACAGACTACTCCAGTTGGGGCTACTACATAGGTTATGCCGCTAGCCAAAAGGAAGATCTGGCACTGATCAAACCCGCCGAGGGTTACACTCAAGATAAGATGTGGCGATTTGGTCTCAGCTATAGCCTAACTCAGCAACTGAGTCTCTATGGTGGCGCAGTTCACTATAGCCTTGAAAAGCACTTCACCACAGGTAAGACTCCCAAGATTGTCGATGGTGAGCCTATTTGGGAAAAAGAGTCTGACACCTCCTGGGGAGGCGAGCTAGGCGTACGTTATATGATGGATATGGGCTTGATGCTAGGTGTTGGATATAACACCTCAACAGATTCCGCGGTCATTAGCGTAGGCTATGTGATGTAAACAGTAACGCAGGTTCAACTCTAGGGTATTTGTCTATGACAACTCCATGAAATATCTTTCCATTCAGTTTATGCTAGAGCCAACTTATCTATTTGGGTTCAAACCTATGCGTAAAACACTTAATACCCTGATTGGGTTCGCGCTCCTCACTCTAGCTATACCAGCCATGGCGGCAGAGGTAACAACAGTCACATTAGACAACGGCACTAAGGTCAGACTTAATGATGACTTTACTTGGGAATATGTAATTTTAGAGACAACAACTCCAGCAGTCGACACAGTGACCACAACGAGTGCCCCGACTTCACAGGCCTCGACTCAAGCAGCAGTCATATCAGCTCCCACCTTAACAGCCAGAGCAATGTCACAAGCTGAGTTACTTAAAAGTACCGCCAAGGGTGGAGTCAAAGTCAGTTTTCTTAACAGTCAATGGGATGAAGATGGCCGCTTAGGCCTGACATTCGATCTCGCCAGCAGCAGCTCAGAACACTACGTTTTGATCAACCTCGATGTCACCCTGTTTGACGACACAGGTAAGCTATTAGAGACCAAAACTATTAAAGTCTGGAAAGCGATTTTCAGAATGCCTGATACATACCTGCGCAAGGGGCAACAACGTGAAAGTAAGATCTTCTGGTTCGAAGGTATAGACCCTAACCTCTGGACCAAAGAGCTAGTGAGCCTGAAGATAGGTGAGATGGACTCAAGAATGTAGGTTCTACACATCATTGTTAAACGAAAAGCCTGAAGGGTTTGCTCCCTTCGGGCTTTTTCGTATTAAGTCCCATAAAAAACTAGCTTTAGCCACCAACCCTCATGCACTTACGGCCTTAGGCACATGGATGTTGCCGCAGGTAATAGATAACAATGAAGGGTAAGCCAGAACAAGAACGACCCGATCACAATGAAATCCCCCCCTAAAACTGGCAGCAAAAAGGGCCCGAAGGCCCTTCATATCATCACAGCGTAATCGACAAAATTTCTACTAGTTTAATTAGAAACTAGCAAGAATCCCTGCTGGCAGATAGCTATTGAAGCTAGAGGTCAGTAGCAAGTCTGTCGACGCTTCGATATCTGGGCCGAAGAACCTGTCCTTATCATAGTAGGTTACTACTTCACGTAACTCAGCTTTCGCCTTAGCCACGGCAGCACTTGGTTGCAGTGGAGCACGGAAATCAAGCCCTTGCGCCGCAGCCAACAACTCAATCGCAAGTACGCCGCGAGTATTTTCAGACATATCACGCAGACGACGAGCAGCGAAGGTTGCCATAGAGACATGATCTTCTTGGTTTGCTGATGTCGGTAAGCTGTCTACTGAAGCTGGGTGTGCGTAAGTCTTATTCTCAGAGGCCAATGCGGCAGCAGTAACCTGAGCAATCATAAAGCCAGAGTTTACCCCGCCATTTTCAACTAAGAATGGTGGCAGTTTAGACAGGTTAGGGTCGATAAGTAGCGCAATACGACGCTCAGCAATCGCACCGAGCTCAGCAAGAGCAATCGCTAGATTATCGGCCGCCATCGCGACGGGCTCGGCGTGGAAGTTACCACCTGAGATGATGTCACCAGTATCTTGGAACACGAGTGGGTTATCAGTTACGCCGTTGGCTTCAGTACCTAACACTTCTGCAGCCTGACGAATTTGCGTTAGGCACGCTCCTAAGACCTGCGGCTGACAACGTAGTGAATATGGATCTTGCACTTTCTCACAGTCTACATGGCTTAGGCTGATCTCAGACTCATCACCCAAGAGGTGACGGAACAGTCCAGCAGCATCCATCTGACCCTTCTGACCACGGGCTGCATGAATACGTGGATCAAATGGGCTGCGACTGCCCATGGCAGCTTCGACGCTCATCGCGCCAATAACAGAGCTTGCCGCAAACAGATCTTCAGCATTAAACAGGCCTTCAAGCGCTAATGCAGTAGAGGCTTGCGTACCGTTAAGCAGGGCGAGTCCCTCTTTTGCAGCCAGCTCAATCGGCTCAAGACCAGCTATCTCAAGCCCCTCTTTAGCAGACATGATCTGGCCCTTATAGCTCACTTCACCTTCACCAAGTAGCGTTAGGCTCATGTGTGATAATGGGGCTAAATCACCCGATGCGCCAACAGAGCCCT
This window encodes:
- a CDS encoding mechanosensitive ion channel family protein gives rise to the protein MDQELRLRISKWLSDWGVNSTPSDDVSTSLLVVVSLVLAIIAYLFVRRGVVRAMNIVIHRSKVSWDDIFMRHKVLEKFSYVVPALVMNLLIPLALKEHQLISSLVDRLLSVWIVVMLVRAIYSALDAVNEIADVNLVSRRLPIKSFVQLFKLFLFFVAIIISISVLANQSPVYFLSGLGVATGLVMLVFRDTILGFVAGIQLAANRMVSTGDWIQMDKYGANGSVVEVSLTTVKVQNWDNTLTMIPAYALVSDAFKNWRGMSESGGRRIKRAVSIDIHSIHFLSEEEQVKLSKINCLKEYFSSKREEISLFNQGVEDADMPVNSRHLTNIGTFRAYLIEYVTRHPLIHNDMTLLVRQLAPTSEGVPIEVYVFTTDIRWNNYEDIQGDIFDHIFAILPEFGLKVFQGPTGSDIRSLKGEVKS
- a CDS encoding immune inhibitor A domain-containing protein, which encodes MISKSNGGILSKICFSITLSLMGSTLMAKPLDLANATLADAGVVNKEQILYWLIKRGEISEDASIDEKAAAVDAYSYRKFGGRNKGDLLNAKFEQKRLKALKKHKVQKSRKGFSAQQLEAEAQADSDVTKTVKVLGVLIDFPDLPYDNNRLSASDTDMYYPSYPNSHYDDLMFSTTGFTGPQGQNLQTGYQYYQAVSGESFFFTGETKGWFTAENNAAYYGGNDDNGDDKAVPELVKEAVTQAVAGMSSAELASYDVEDPMDLDGDGNFDEPDGNIDHVMLFHSSIGEEAGGGVMSNGGKDAIWSHRFFVYTGSNPGYTIPGTGMKVFGYTVQPIDAAAGVVVHEFGHDLGLPDEYDTSYEGDGSPVGSWSVMSGGSWTGSIAGTQPTGFSPYARSYLQERYKGRWVNEQEIQLNTIDDSGVEVVLNEAVNHGFVNQLSIPLPATPIPFKAPYAGEYQYYSNQGNLINNALSFDVSLPSLTPLSLTMKAHWNIEQDYDYAQLMVNGVPIEGNHTKASNLINDARNIITASSADIAGAEGSNNWVDLVYDLSSYAGSSVRISLIYKTDVGLSEYGIVIDNLELTQGASSVYSDDAETAGRMDLVGFSRIDNQRPGAARRYIVQLRSHNGVDAGLDSHSYEPGVLLWLENFSYADNNSNSHPGVGLIGVVDADQQMILGGNGGSDTQIRDATFSLFNQSSFSGDENLSAISTFDDSLDYSAPLQPQSGIILPKLGLTMEVVEQNVDSSLAKLEFNFAGSTTPPPTSNLSSEFSTTEEVKGTVLFTPTVTGGDGNYSYLWSFGVTGAISAEVEPSYTYGASGSYLVTLKVTDGLGSTVESNQTIAVTLPVVPVAGFTSSNNNLAVTFTDGTTGGEGALSYAWQFGDGQTSSAQSPTHTYGSAGTYSVTLTVTDSLNVQSSSTSSVTVTAPVVPATNAASSDDAGSGGGSLGWLTLCLLGWLGIRRASS
- a CDS encoding lysophospholipid acyltransferase family protein, which produces MFQKFCKLVLKLTGWKISGALPTEHQYVAIVGPHTSNWDFIIGVLARGALGAKVNFLGKHQLFIPPWGWFFKAIGGTPVDRRKSNNLVDGVVHLFQDNPKFSLALAPEGTRSPVKRWKTGFYHIASKANVPIVTVGLDFGSKTVLIANGIDTTDNMLQDMDKIIDFYRSIKGCHPKVIPDFIPGK
- a CDS encoding YhgN family NAAT transporter, yielding MDTFSAAVMLFLIMDPLGNLPIFSSILRHIDPKKRRKVLIRELFFALIIMLLFLFAGEAILNFLNLKSESVSIAGGIILFLIAIRMIFPQPGGVVGLAAGEEPFIVPMAIPLMAGPSVLAALILLAHTDSTRMLDWTIALLAAWGVSAVILLFYKVFTKVLGEKGLTAVERLMGMVLVMISVQMFLDGIANYMAHIGQVK
- a CDS encoding YybH family protein, which translates into the protein MFKKGLSLILLLVAFSASAVPTDDIAQVLKAQEAAWNRGDLDAYMQGYWNNEKMRFVSGDKFRYGWEETLAAYKRNYPDKATLGTLKFTIKEIKMLSNYGAMVVGRWQLTRAKDKPSGVFTLLVEKIDDRWVITHDHTSD
- a CDS encoding DUF3157 family protein; its protein translation is MKYLSIQFMLEPTYLFGFKPMRKTLNTLIGFALLTLAIPAMAAEVTTVTLDNGTKVRLNDDFTWEYVILETTTPAVDTVTTTSAPTSQASTQAAVISAPTLTARAMSQAELLKSTAKGGVKVSFLNSQWDEDGRLGLTFDLASSSSEHYVLINLDVTLFDDTGKLLETKTIKVWKAIFRMPDTYLRKGQQRESKIFWFEGIDPNLWTKELVSLKIGEMDSRM
- the hutH gene encoding histidine ammonia-lyase — its product is MSHLVLKPGTLTLSQIRDISRNKLTLELADEAIADINISSGIVQKIIDEGRTVYGINTGFGLLANTKIEDKDLQLLQRSIVLSHAAGTGQYMQDATVRLMMVLKINSLSRGFSGIRLEVINFLIQLVNAEVYPCVPEKGSVGASGDLAPLSHMSLTLLGEGEVSYKGQIMSAKEGLEIAGLEPIELAAKEGLALLNGTQASTALALEGLFNAEDLFAASSVIGAMSVEAAMGSRSPFDPRIHAARGQKGQMDAAGLFRHLLGDESEISLSHVDCEKVQDPYSLRCQPQVLGACLTQIRQAAEVLGTEANGVTDNPLVFQDTGDIISGGNFHAEPVAMAADNLAIALAELGAIAERRIALLIDPNLSKLPPFLVENGGVNSGFMIAQVTAAALASENKTYAHPASVDSLPTSANQEDHVSMATFAARRLRDMSENTRGVLAIELLAAAQGLDFRAPLQPSAAVAKAKAELREVVTYYDKDRFFGPDIEASTDLLLTSSFNSYLPAGILASF
- a CDS encoding LysE family translocator codes for the protein MLFDTWLLYFFAVLLIAVSPGTMAVLSMSHGIHFGKTRSLATALGSVTSALILMAASAAGLGALLSATEYGFTILKYCGAAYLLFLGIKLLLTKASSQGLDLQQIKSKGTPAQMFKQAFLVGISNPKDLLFFGALFPQFIDISAPQAPQLAILAITWAVIDFSFVMIYASMANVLAPTLKTSNKLHWFDRTSGGVFISLAAILVTREN
- a CDS encoding NRDE family protein, producing the protein MCILFIALEQHPKYPLIVCANRDEFHHRPTQQAHFWMPENELLAGKDLQSGGSWLGVNRLGDFAALTNFRDPQAQQDGMRSRGELVINALKHHEPMTTAWLREHSQNYNPFNLVFGNRKELYCYNSSQKALTRLTSGFHSISNGALDDVWPKMARGTIALETSITQPDEPDIQALLAIMKDETRAEESELPQTGIAIEWERLLSSIYIRHPEYGTRSTSIILQDTSGNTRFIEVRYDGKGRNLGQQEFYLRK
- a CDS encoding outer membrane beta-barrel protein; its protein translation is MLRYLIMLSALTVSLNVMANQAEDDTSTLFKPKMSISLDYIPAENNMYGITLAPYHFDTDYSSWGYYIGYAASQKEDLALIKPAEGYTQDKMWRFGLSYSLTQQLSLYGGAVHYSLEKHFTTGKTPKIVDGEPIWEKESDTSWGGELGVRYMMDMGLMLGVGYNTSTDSAVISVGYVM